The window CGAGGATGCCGGCGATCATCCGCCCGGTCGGCCGCTCCTGCCGCAACAGCGCCCATGCGCAAACGAACGAAAACAGCGGAATCGCGCCGCTCAACATGCCCGCCACGCTGGACAGCAGCAGCGCCGCGCCCTTCGCAAACGCGTAGTAGTAGACGGCGGTCGCGAGCAGCGACATCACGAAGAAATGATGCGCGTGCTTCAGATGGCGCCATTTGAGCGCCCGGGTGAGGAGCGCGAAAGCCAGTATCGGCACGAAGCCGAACAGCACGCGGAGAAAGACGATCTGGCTGGCGGAAATGTCGACGCTCGCCCACTTCATGAACATGAAATTGGTGCCCCAGATGAGGCCGAGCGCGGCGAAGGCGAGGTAGGCGGGATTCACGGCAATGACTCTGAAGAAAGTTTCGTGTCTTCATTGTCGTGACGGCACCGATGCGGTACAAACGATTTAATGTCCCTCGATGCTATAGAGAAACTACGCCATGAGACCGATTCCTCCTTTAAAAGCCTTGGTATCGCTGGAGGCCGCGATGCGGCTAGGTAGTTTTACTCTAGCTGCCGAAGAGCTGAGCGTGACCCCCGGCGCGGTCGGCCAGCAGATCCAGAAGCTCGAAGAGTGGCTCGGCGTCGCGCTGTTCGTGCGGCAGGTCAGGCAGGTGGCGCCGACGGCCGAAGGCCGCGCGTATTTCGCTCGAATCCAGCCTGCGCTCGCGGAGATCATCCATGCGAGCCGCCGCTTGCGGGAACGCCAGAACAAGGGCTTGCGGCTTTCGATGCCGCCGAGCTTCGCCGCCAAGTGGTTTGCGCCGCGCATGGCGGACTTGCTGCAGGCGCACCCGGGCATCGCGCTGAGCCTATCGACGTCGACCAGCCTCGTCGATTTCGAGCTCGATGCGGTCGACCTCGCCGTGCGGTATTTCAATGGCGTCGACCCGCAGCTTTCGGTGCAACGGCTTTGCGCCGACGAGGCGCGTGTCTATTGCAGCCCGGCTTACGCGAAGAAATGGAAATTGAAGCGGCCCGAAGACCTTCAATCGGCGACGCTGCTGCACAACACGCTGCATCCTCACTGGCCGGCCTGGCTGGCGCGCTTCAGCAGTCTTGCCGATGCGCGGATCGAGGCGATCGCCGGCATTCAATTCGATCAGTCGCTGATGGCGATTGAAGCGGCTGTTAGCGCGCAGGGGGTGGTCCTGACGAGCGCCATTCTGGTCGAAGCCGAGCTGGTGGACGGTTCGCTTGTCGAGCCGTTCGACAAGGCGCTTCCCTTGCCGACTGGATACTATCTCGTCCACCCCGAAACGGATGAGCCGCCCCCAGGCGTGCAATCGCTGAAAGCGTGGTTCGCCGACAAGATCGCTGCCGATCGCAACGTTTCAGATTGAATGAGGGGCGGCGAGACTTTTACGCTGCCCCCGGATGCGTCGTTATTGCATGACCGCCCGCAGCGCGGCACGGGGGCTATCGAGCGCCACGTGCCCCGCGCGAATCAGCGACACGGCCGGCGCCATCCATGGGTGGGCAAAGGCGACCACCGTTGCGCCGATATCGTAGGCCCGCTCGGCTGCCCGTGCGGTTTCGGCGAGGCAGGCATCGAAGTCTCCACCGCTAAAAAGCGCCCATACGCGCGGGACGTGAACGACCGTGACGGGACCCTGGTTCGCGGCGGCTGTAAACGTTTCGAACAACCGCCGCGTGGATTCGATAGCGGATTCCGCCGCACACAACACGAC is drawn from Trinickia violacea and contains these coding sequences:
- a CDS encoding LysR substrate-binding domain-containing protein encodes the protein MRPIPPLKALVSLEAAMRLGSFTLAAEELSVTPGAVGQQIQKLEEWLGVALFVRQVRQVAPTAEGRAYFARIQPALAEIIHASRRLRERQNKGLRLSMPPSFAAKWFAPRMADLLQAHPGIALSLSTSTSLVDFELDAVDLAVRYFNGVDPQLSVQRLCADEARVYCSPAYAKKWKLKRPEDLQSATLLHNTLHPHWPAWLARFSSLADARIEAIAGIQFDQSLMAIEAAVSAQGVVLTSAILVEAELVDGSLVEPFDKALPLPTGYYLVHPETDEPPPGVQSLKAWFADKIAADRNVSD